In the Arachis ipaensis cultivar K30076 chromosome B10, Araip1.1, whole genome shotgun sequence genome, one interval contains:
- the LOC107620202 gene encoding uncharacterized protein LOC107620202 has translation MRGSVQPFQKDTCNTACARKPVGRRTALPVPRPLYLYLAVTEEALAAVLVREEAKAQQPFYFVSKVLQGAELRYSKLEKLALALLTSSHRLRKYFQGHQVVVRTDQGIRQVLQKPDLAGRMMTWAIELSQYNLRYEPRHAIKAQAMADFLVEVTRDPTEDTGIRWKLHVDKASNQTSGGAGIILESPTGVIYEQSVKFEFSVSNNQAEYEALLGGLILAREVGATRIEVCSDSQIVTSQVIGNYQARYSLLQKYLERVKELSKQFEEVTVQHVPRERNTRVDLLSKLASTKPGTSNRSLIQGITREPAVALHLTKISPSWMDSITDFLQNGKLPRGEKEAKTLRREAAKYTVIQGQLFKKGLSQPLLKCLHPDQTDYVLREVHEGCCGHHIGGKALARKLIRAGYYWPSMMEDSKEFVKKCVKCQENTNFYKAPATELSLITSSRPFAQWGVDLLGPFPVDPGQVNYLIVAVDYYTKWIEAEPLATISSSNCRKFMWRQVITRFGIPEVVISDNGT, from the coding sequence ATGCGAGGAAGCGTTCAACCATTTCAAAAAGATACTTGCAACACCGCCTGTGCTCGTAAACCTGTTGGTCGGAGAACCGCTTTACCTGTACCTAGACCGCTCTACCTGTACCTGGCAGTAACGGAGGAAGCGCTGGCGGCGGTCTTGGTGCGGGAAGAAGCAAAAGCCCAACAACCATTTTACTTTGTGAGTAAAGTGCTGCAAGGAGCAGAACTTAGGTACAGcaagttggagaaactggcacTAGCGCTCCTAACCTCTTCCCACAGGCTACGGAAATACTTCCAAGGTCACCAAGTGGTCGTAAGAACGGACCAGGGAATCCGTCAAGTGCTCCAAAAACCCGACCTAGCgggaaggatgatgacctgggccatcgagctatCCCAATATAATTTAAGGTACGAGCCTCGACATGCAATCAAGGCGCAAGCAATGGCAGACTTCCTGGTGGAAGTAACCAGAGACCCAACCGAGGACACGGGCAtacggtggaagctccatgtagacaaagcctccaaccaaacgtccgggggCGCCGGGATCATCTTGGAAAGCCCGACCGGGGTTATTTACGAACAGTCGGTCAAGTTCGAGTTTTCAGTATCgaataaccaagcagaatatgaagccctccTAGGCGGCTTGATCTTAGCCCGGGAAGTCGGGGCTACGAGGATagaagtatgcagcgactcacaGATCGTCACGTCGCAAGTAATTGGAAACTACCAAGCTAGATATTCACTATTACAGAAGTACTTAGAGAGGGTTAAAGAACTGAGCAAACAGTTTGAGGAGGTCACGGTCCAACACGTTCCAAGGGAGAGGAACACACGGGTAGACCTCCTATCCAAACTTGCGAGCACGAAACCCGGAACCAGCAACCGCTCCCTCATTCAAGGCATCACGAGAGAACCAGCGGTTGCCCTCCACCTGACCAAGATAAGCCCCTCCTGGATGGACTCCATCACCGATTTCTTGCAAAACGGCAAACTCCCGAGAGGCGAGAAGGAAGCTAAAACATTAAGAAGGGAGGCTGCCAAATACACGGTCATACAGGGCCAACTGTTCAAAAAGGGACTTAGCCAACCTCTGCTGAAGTGCCtacaccccgaccagacggactacgtgctcagagaagtccacgaggggtgCTGTGGCCACCACAttgggggcaaagccctagcaaggaagctcattCGAGCTGGATACTACTGGCCATCAATGATGGAAGACTCCAAGGAGTTCGTGAAAAAATGCGTCAAGTGCCAAGAGAACACTAATTTCTACAAAGCACCAGCCACCGAACTAAGCCTGATAACGTCCTCCCGACCCTTCGCacagtggggagtcgacctcttgggaCCTTTCCCGGTTGACCCAGGGCAAGTCAATTATCTCATAGTCGCTGTCGACtattacaccaaatggatagaagCCGAGCCACTGGCCACTATCTCCTCGTCCAATTGtagaaagttcatgtggaggcaggtgataactcGGTTCGGTATCCCGGAGGTCGTCATTTCAGACAACGGGACGTAG